A section of the Bombus terrestris chromosome 2, iyBomTerr1.2, whole genome shotgun sequence genome encodes:
- the LOC100648124 gene encoding glucose-6-phosphate 1-dehydrogenase isoform X2, with amino-acid sequence MMKMSTEESLRFIRQSLKSDEMDHLEGIHFDRLYPHVFVTLGASGDLARKKIYPTLWWLFRDNLLPKPTTFFGYARTNLTVDQLREKCHPYMKVKPDEQEKYEEFWKLNHYVAGTYDSQKGFEVLNNELKKYEQNYQITHRLFYLALPPSVFESVTIHIRNVCMSDKGWTRVIIEKPFGRDTVTSQYLSDHLASLFREDQIYRIDHYLGKEMVQNLMTLRFGNRIFGPTWNKDNIASVQITFKEPFGTQGRGGYFDEFGIIRDVMQNHLLQILSLVAMEKPVSCHPDDIRDEKVKVLKCIKSLELENVVLGQYVGNPESTDPDARLGYLDDSTVPAGSNTPTFALAVLRINNERWDGVPFILKCGKALNERKAEVRIQYQDVSGDIFDGKAKRNELVIRVQPGEALYIKMMTKSPGIAFDMEETELDLTYGYRYKGLKLPDAYERLILDVFCGSQMHFVRNDELSEAWRIFTPLLHRIENEKIKPVPYSYGSRGPKEADEMAKTNNFNYYGSYKWARH; translated from the exons ATGATGA AAATGTCCACAGAGGAAAGCCTGCGCTTCATCAGGCAATCATTGAAATCGGATGAAATGGATCATCTTGAGGGTATCCATTTCGATAGGTTGTACCCTCACGTGTTTGTTACCCTTGGAGCTTCT GGTGATTTAGCGAGGAAAAAAATCTACCCAACGCTATGGTGGCTGTTCAGAGACAATCTTTTACCAAAACCTACCACATTCTTCGGTTACGCGCGCACAAACCTGACTGTAGATCAATTAAGAGAAAAGTGTCATCCATACATGAAAGTGAAACCAGATGAGCAGGAAAAATACGAGGAGTTTTGGAAACTGAATCACTATGTCGCTGGTACGTACGATTCACAGAAAGGATTTGAAGTGCTGAACAATGAGCTGAAAAAATACGAACAAAACTATCAAATCACTCACAGACTGTTCTACCTGGCCTTGCCGCCGAGCGTTTTTGAAAGCGTAACCATACATATTAGGAACGTTTGCATGAGTGACAA agGCTGGACCAGAGTGATTATAGAGAAACCGTTTGGTCGTGACACAGTTACGTCACAATATCTATCCGATCACCTAGCGTCGTTATTTAGAGAAGATCAGATTTACCGTATCGACCATTATCTAGGCAAAGAAATGGTTCAAAATCTGATGACTCTGAGATTTGGTAATCGAATATTTGGTCCAACCTGGAACAAGGATAACATTGCTTCTGTACAAATTACATTTAAAGAACCGTTTGGTACACAAGGAAGAGGCGGTTACTTCGATGAATTCGGTATCATTAGGGATGTCATGCAAAATCATTTGTTGCAAATCCTATCGTTGGTTGCGATGGAGAAGCCGGTGTCTTGTCATCCAGATGACATCCGAGACGAGAAGGTAAAAGTGCTGAAGTGCATAAAGTCTTTGGAATTGGAGAATGTTGTGCTAGGTCAATACGTTGGTAATCCTGAATCGACTGATCCCGATGCTCGACTTGGTTATTTGGATGATTCAACTGTACCGGCTGGTTCTAATACTCCCACATTCGCTCTCGCCGTGTTAAGAATTAATAACGAACGATGGGACGGTGTTCCGTTTATCCTCAAGTGTGGGAAAG CGTTAAATGAACGAAAAGCAGAAGTTAGAATACAATATCAGGATGTATCTGGTGATATATTCGATGGAAAAGCGAAGAGGAATGAATTGGTAATTAGAGTACAACCAGGTGAAGCGTTGTATATTAAAATGATGACGAAATCGCCTGGTATCGCGTTCGACATGGAGGAAACGGAATTAGACCTTACGTATGGTTACAGGTACAAG GGCCTAAAACTACCGGACGCGTATGAACGATTAATTTTGGACGTATTTTGCGGCTCGCAAATGCATTTTGTACGTAacgatgaactttcggaagcgTGGAGAATTTTCACGCCTCTGCTTCAtcgaatagaaaatgaaaagatCAAACCAGTTCCATATAG TTATGGTTCACGAGGACCTAAAGAAGCCGATGAAATGGCGAAAACAAATAACTTCAACTATTACGGTTCGTACAAATGGGCGAGACACTAA
- the LOC100643111 gene encoding coiled-coil-helix-coiled-coil-helix domain-containing protein 1 isoform X2, protein MRLSSIYLRHKPRAAQNVNKVPFYEVMPLELKNRVSGGTVKTLEDKCLYEMTLLFGCWKKGDFEDGTCNNEVKNLYECYNKYMKSAAVNKELQRIEVPAPNAKNLTSKQITYLLRMYPTI, encoded by the exons ATGAGACTAAGCTCGATATATTTGAGACATAAGCCAAGAGCGGCtcaaaatgtaaataaagtGCCGTTTTACGAAGTGATGCctttagaattaaaaaatagagTTTCTGGGGGCACAGTGAAAACTCTTg AGGATAAATGTTTATATGAAATGACACTACTATTTGGATGTTGGAAAAAAGGTGATTTTGAAGATGGCACGTGCAACAATGAAGtaaaaaatttgtatgaatgttataacaaatatatgaaAAGTGCTGCTGTAAACAAGGAACTACAAAGAATTGAAGTTCCTGCTCCTAATGCTAAAAATCTTACAAGTAAACAGATTACATACCTTTTACGTATGTATCCAactatttaa
- the LOC100643235 gene encoding protein wntless, producing the protein MQGTIIENLSGRKLSVLVILLVIAQIVCFLIGGLIAPTPASSQNVLGTPCKDIRINGSEPGGGKWFYSRGKGSCTPVDMNRFSFDSHHQAYQVVYTFQMPVPRSSMQLDYSRWQQNLIGVLQVDIVYHSQIEIAPRTKITLDARLAYRNKGDPDDAWKPYAASVVERMLDCSIDDAMEQYNYNCSVVPLFELGSLFHDYYLLNIRLPADTDKNINQGLGHITDLWFTAINQNGGFTKVWVSLKTIYFPIVLCVLTWYWRRVHMLSRSPALLEYLLLALGIALSFLNMPLEYLTLAYDMPFMLLLGDIRQGVFYAILLSFWLVFAGEHLMIQEGEQRNSLKCYWRHLSAVGIGCLSLFVFDMCERGVQLRNPFYSIWVTDLGTKFALSFIILAGVSAGVYLIFLAYMIWKVFMNISAKRAALPSMSSARRLHYEGVIYRFKFLMIATLLCASLTVVGFILGQVAEGQWKWDEELHLEMTSAFFTGVYGMWNIYIIALLCLYAPSHKQWPIEPSENSISEEIEFSRLSTDPNETLSLTAFARKAALE; encoded by the exons atgcagGGAACAATCATAGAAAATTTAAGCGGTAGAAAGCTTTCGGTACTTGTAATATTACTCGTTATCGCGCAAATAGTTTGTTTTCTAATAGGCGGGCTTATTG ctcCAACTCCAGCTAGTAGCCAGAATGTGCTTGGTACACCTTGCAAGGATATTCGTATAAATGGATCTGAACCAGGAGGAGGAAAATGGTTTTATTCAAGGGGAAAAGGATCATGTACTCCTGTTGATATGAATCGGTTTAGCTTTGACAGTCACCATCAAGCATATCAGGTTGTTTATACATTTCAG atGCCTGTACCTCGAAGTAGCATGCAACTTGATTATTCTAGATGGCAACAAAACTTAATAGGTGTTTTGCAAGTGGATATTGTTTATCACAGTCAGATAGAAATTG CTCCTAGGACTAAGATAACATTGGATGCAAGACTTGCTTATAGGAACAAAGGAGATCCAGATGATGCTTGGAAACCATATGCAGCCTCTGTGGTAGAAAGAATGCTAGATTGTAGTATTGatgat GCAATGGAGCAGTATAATTACAACTGTAGTGTGGTACCATTGTTTGAACTTGGATCTCTGTTTCATGATTATTATCTTCTAAATATTCGTCTTCCTGCTGAtactgataaaaatattaatcaggGTTTGGGACATATAACTGATTTATGGTTCACA gCTATCAATCAAAATGGTGGATTTACAAAAGTGTGGGTCAGTTTAAAAACTATTTACTTTCCAATCGTCTTGTGTGTTCTTACTTGGTACTGGAGACGAGTACATATGCTTTCCAGATCACCAGCTTTGTTGGAGTACTTACTTTTAGCATTGGGCATAGCTTTGTCATTTTTAAACA TGCCTCTGGAATATTTAACACTTGCCTATGATATGCCATTTATGCTTTTATTGGGTGATATTAGACAGGGAGTGTTCTATGcaattcttttatctttttggCTTGTGTTTGCTGGAGAACATCTTATg ATACAG GAAGGTGAACAAAGAAATTCTCTAAAATGTTACTGGCGTCATCTTTCTGCAGTAGGCATTGGATGTCTGTCATTGTTTGTATTTGATATGTGTGAACGTGGGGTGCAATTACGAAATCCATTCTACTCAATTTGGGTTACAGATCTTGGAACTAAATTTGCT TTATCTTTTATAATCTTAGCTGGAGTTTCCGCTGGCGTGTACTTAATATTCTTGGCTTATATGATATGGAAAGTATTCATGAATATTAGTGCAAAACGAGCTGCATTACCTAGTATGAGTTCGGCACGACGTTTACACTATGAAGGTGTAATATATCGATTTAAATTTTTGATGATTGCTACGCTATTGTGTGCATCATTAACGGTTGTTGGTTTTATTCTTGGCCag GTTGCGGAAGGGCAGTGGAAATGGGATGAAGAATTACATTTGGAAATGACATCAGCATTTTTCACTGGTGTATATGGGATGTGGAATATTTACATTATAGCATTATTGTGTTTATATGCACCATCGCATAAACAGTGGCCTATTGAACCATCCG aaaataGTATTAgcgaagaaattgaattttcacgtTTATCTACTGATCCTAATGAAACGTTGTCTTTGACAGCATTCGCACGAAAAGCAGCATTAGAATAA
- the LOC100643111 gene encoding coiled-coil-helix-coiled-coil-helix domain-containing protein 1 isoform X1 → MTLQQKKMRLSSIYLRHKPRAAQNVNKVPFYEVMPLELKNRVSGGTVKTLEDKCLYEMTLLFGCWKKGDFEDGTCNNEVKNLYECYNKYMKSAAVNKELQRIEVPAPNAKNLTSKQITYLLRMYPTI, encoded by the exons ATGACTTTGCAACAAAAA AAAATGAGACTAAGCTCGATATATTTGAGACATAAGCCAAGAGCGGCtcaaaatgtaaataaagtGCCGTTTTACGAAGTGATGCctttagaattaaaaaatagagTTTCTGGGGGCACAGTGAAAACTCTTg AGGATAAATGTTTATATGAAATGACACTACTATTTGGATGTTGGAAAAAAGGTGATTTTGAAGATGGCACGTGCAACAATGAAGtaaaaaatttgtatgaatgttataacaaatatatgaaAAGTGCTGCTGTAAACAAGGAACTACAAAGAATTGAAGTTCCTGCTCCTAATGCTAAAAATCTTACAAGTAAACAGATTACATACCTTTTACGTATGTATCCAactatttaa
- the LOC100642989 gene encoding striatin-interacting protein 1 yields the protein MRDVAMDANGNGKRDLPRIVLQQRIMSTEETSKSTDLDFVYDDADKHANEIAELYSYSEQSELHVNLTAFEEQMELYKLRPWWQNLSEAQQKSVIYKLLDQLEVSNKQLRMKAARCILYLAQGCWAEVQSDEEQREWTRTNVMLLYEAGIFPAFVELLNIEITNSRRTASAMRKISVSLDDSTDLRVILSVLYIITEVMREEMKNLEHSIYKNNVESFKEDLINPYGEELLIVKLLGMVTYFCSGAAPHFPMKKVLLLLWKLILVSLGGIDTLRELKKQYRDEVGLDTQQEDTLEVAKTMRASSPPVSAADLIETQNQKKNHRSYRRFLMKQSSLDEPGLGMEYEGAEVGNNTTNNEGEGEANVFMNQTVLTQLRTYCQNENNQPPIRPDTPQLTKGKSLPWTPKVRQKDVDTFLEASRLKFVGYNLEGDRQSLAGLPQPILEGVNTLKRHMYTSLAEIQIQKEEQMLRNPISTPRFPIRQTPTEIVYHAILPFVPQYMIALLKILLAAAPTSKAKTDSTNIMADVLPGQMPMTVFQSMKLGIDVSRHKEIIVKAVSAILLLLLKHFKLNHIYQFEFMSQHLVFANCIPLVLKFLNQNILAYIEAKNVIPILDFPMCVIGEQPDVSLDNLETGDNLPYSWRNVFSCINLLRILNKLTKWKHSRIMMLVVFKSAPILKRTLKVRHAMMQLYVLKLLKMQTRYLGRQWRKTNMKTISAIYAKVRHRLNDDWAYGNDLEARPWDFQVDECVLRSCVDRFNNLRYTNIPKDKDMEPVDNSVTSVLGVNMELSDEFKQHYELWLQQEVFQRSINWDELLDPEGPGSNFDVFINYILL from the exons ATGCGTGACGTAGCGATGGATGCGAATGGAAATGGGAAGCGTGATCTTCCCCGAATAGTTCTACAGCAACGAATTATGAGTACCGAA gAAACATCTAAATCTACGGATTTGGACTTTGTTTATGACGATGCGGATAAGCATGCCAATGAAATTGCTGAATTGTACAGCTATTCAGAACAGTCTGAATTACATGTTAACCTCACA GCATTTGAAGAGCAAatggaattatataaattaagacCATGGTGGCAAAATTTATCAGAGGCACAACAGAAATCtgtaatttacaaattattagatCAGTTAGAGGTTTCTAACAAACAATTAAGAATGAAGGCAGCAAGGTGCATCTTGTATTTAGCTCAAGGTTGTTGGGCTGAAGTGCAGTCTGATGAAGAGCAACGAGAATGGACCAGAACAAATGTTATGTTATTATATGAGGCTGGAATTTTTCCAGCATTTGTTGAACTTCTTAATATTGAAATTAC gAATAGTAGGAGAACTGCATCTGCAATGAGGAAAATATCTGTTAGTCTTGATGATTCCACTGATTTAAGAGTAATTTTGTctgttttgtatattataacagAGGTGATGagggaagaaatgaaaaatttagaaCATAGTATTTATAAGAATAATGTTGAATCTTTCAAAGAAGATTTAATAAATCCATATGGCGAAGAGTTGCTTATAGTTAAACTTCTTGGCATGGTGACATACTTCTGTAGTGGAGCAGCTCCacattttccaatgaaaaaagTTCTTTTGTTGCTGTGGAAATTGATCTTGGTATCATTGGGTGGTATTGATACACTAAGGGAGTTAAAAAAACAGTATCGCGATGAAGTTGGTCTAGATACACAACAAGAAGATACTTTAGAAGTTGCAAAAACTATGAGAGCTAGTTCTCCTCCTGTCAGTGCTGCAGATTTGATTGAAACGCAAAATCAAAAAAAGAATCATAGATCTTATCGACGA TTTCTAATGAAACAAAGTTCATTGGATGAACCAGGTTTGGGAATGGAATATGAAGGTGCAGAAGTGGGAAACAATACTACGAACAATGAAGGTGAAGGAGAAGCTAATGTATTTATGAACCAAACTGTTTTGACTCAGTTACGAACTTACTGTCAAAATGAGAACAATCAGCCTCCAATAAGGCCTGATACCCCACAACTTACTAAgggaaaaa gtTTACCATGGACACCAAAGGTGAGACAAAAGGATGTCGACACATTTCTTGAAGCATCAAGATTAAAATTTGTTGGTTACAATTTGGAAGGAGACAGACAAAGTTTGGCAGGTTTACCACAACCAATACTTGAAGGTGTTAATACACTTAAAAGA caTATGTATACATCTTTAGCTGAAATCCAAATCCAAAAAGAGGAACAAATGCTTAGAAATCCTATAAGCACTCCAAGGTTTCCAATTCGTCAGACACCAACAGAAATTGTATATCATGCTATATTACCATTTGTACCGCAATATATGATTGCACTATTAAAGATTTTATTGGCTGCTGCACCCACCAGTAAAGCTAAGACAGATAGTACCAATATTATGGCTGATGTCTTGCCAGGACAAATGCC CATGACTGTTTTTCAGTCTATGAAACTTGGTATTGATGTAAGCAGACATAAAGAAATCATTGTTAAAGCAGTATCTGCAATACTGCTTCTTctgttaaaacattttaaactAAATCACATATATCAGTTTGAATTCATGTCACAACATTTAGTATTTGCTAATTGCATACCActtgttttaaaatttttaaatcagAATATTCTAGCTTATATAGAGGCTAAAAATGT TATTCCCATCTTGGATTTTCCTATGTGTGTTATTGGAGAACAACCAGATGTGTCCCTAGATAATCTTGAAACTGGGGATAATCTACCATATTCATGGAGAAACGTTTTTTCGTgcattaatttattacgtaTTCTTAATAAACTTACAAAATGGAAACATAGTAGAATTATG ATGTTAGTCGTTTTTAAATCAGCAcctatattaaaacgtacattAAAAGTCAGACATGCAATGATGCAATTATATGTcttaaaattactaaaaatgcAAACTAGGTACTTAGGGCGACAATGGCGGAAAACTAATATGAAAACAATCAGTGCAATATATGCAAAAGTTAGACATCGTTTAAATGATGATTGGGCTTATGGCAATG ATCTAGAAGCACGACCTTGGGATTTCCAAGTAGACGAGTGCGTATTACGTTCTTGCGTTGATCGATTCAATAACCTACGATACACTAATATTCCTAAGGACAAAGATATGGAACCTGTTGATAATTCTGTTACATCAGTACTCGGGGTAAATATGGAATTAAGCGATGAATTTAAACAACATTATGAATTATGGTTACAACAAGAAGTATTTCAAAGAAGTATTAATTGGGACGAATTATTGGATCCTGAAGG ACCTGGATCAAATTTTGacgtttttataaattatatactattgtga
- the LOC100648124 gene encoding glucose-6-phosphate 1-dehydrogenase isoform X1 — MEKVRKMSTEESLRFIRQSLKSDEMDHLEGIHFDRLYPHVFVTLGASGDLARKKIYPTLWWLFRDNLLPKPTTFFGYARTNLTVDQLREKCHPYMKVKPDEQEKYEEFWKLNHYVAGTYDSQKGFEVLNNELKKYEQNYQITHRLFYLALPPSVFESVTIHIRNVCMSDKGWTRVIIEKPFGRDTVTSQYLSDHLASLFREDQIYRIDHYLGKEMVQNLMTLRFGNRIFGPTWNKDNIASVQITFKEPFGTQGRGGYFDEFGIIRDVMQNHLLQILSLVAMEKPVSCHPDDIRDEKVKVLKCIKSLELENVVLGQYVGNPESTDPDARLGYLDDSTVPAGSNTPTFALAVLRINNERWDGVPFILKCGKALNERKAEVRIQYQDVSGDIFDGKAKRNELVIRVQPGEALYIKMMTKSPGIAFDMEETELDLTYGYRYKGLKLPDAYERLILDVFCGSQMHFVRNDELSEAWRIFTPLLHRIENEKIKPVPYSYGSRGPKEADEMAKTNNFNYYGSYKWARH, encoded by the exons ATGGAAAAAGTAAGAA AAATGTCCACAGAGGAAAGCCTGCGCTTCATCAGGCAATCATTGAAATCGGATGAAATGGATCATCTTGAGGGTATCCATTTCGATAGGTTGTACCCTCACGTGTTTGTTACCCTTGGAGCTTCT GGTGATTTAGCGAGGAAAAAAATCTACCCAACGCTATGGTGGCTGTTCAGAGACAATCTTTTACCAAAACCTACCACATTCTTCGGTTACGCGCGCACAAACCTGACTGTAGATCAATTAAGAGAAAAGTGTCATCCATACATGAAAGTGAAACCAGATGAGCAGGAAAAATACGAGGAGTTTTGGAAACTGAATCACTATGTCGCTGGTACGTACGATTCACAGAAAGGATTTGAAGTGCTGAACAATGAGCTGAAAAAATACGAACAAAACTATCAAATCACTCACAGACTGTTCTACCTGGCCTTGCCGCCGAGCGTTTTTGAAAGCGTAACCATACATATTAGGAACGTTTGCATGAGTGACAA agGCTGGACCAGAGTGATTATAGAGAAACCGTTTGGTCGTGACACAGTTACGTCACAATATCTATCCGATCACCTAGCGTCGTTATTTAGAGAAGATCAGATTTACCGTATCGACCATTATCTAGGCAAAGAAATGGTTCAAAATCTGATGACTCTGAGATTTGGTAATCGAATATTTGGTCCAACCTGGAACAAGGATAACATTGCTTCTGTACAAATTACATTTAAAGAACCGTTTGGTACACAAGGAAGAGGCGGTTACTTCGATGAATTCGGTATCATTAGGGATGTCATGCAAAATCATTTGTTGCAAATCCTATCGTTGGTTGCGATGGAGAAGCCGGTGTCTTGTCATCCAGATGACATCCGAGACGAGAAGGTAAAAGTGCTGAAGTGCATAAAGTCTTTGGAATTGGAGAATGTTGTGCTAGGTCAATACGTTGGTAATCCTGAATCGACTGATCCCGATGCTCGACTTGGTTATTTGGATGATTCAACTGTACCGGCTGGTTCTAATACTCCCACATTCGCTCTCGCCGTGTTAAGAATTAATAACGAACGATGGGACGGTGTTCCGTTTATCCTCAAGTGTGGGAAAG CGTTAAATGAACGAAAAGCAGAAGTTAGAATACAATATCAGGATGTATCTGGTGATATATTCGATGGAAAAGCGAAGAGGAATGAATTGGTAATTAGAGTACAACCAGGTGAAGCGTTGTATATTAAAATGATGACGAAATCGCCTGGTATCGCGTTCGACATGGAGGAAACGGAATTAGACCTTACGTATGGTTACAGGTACAAG GGCCTAAAACTACCGGACGCGTATGAACGATTAATTTTGGACGTATTTTGCGGCTCGCAAATGCATTTTGTACGTAacgatgaactttcggaagcgTGGAGAATTTTCACGCCTCTGCTTCAtcgaatagaaaatgaaaagatCAAACCAGTTCCATATAG TTATGGTTCACGAGGACCTAAAGAAGCCGATGAAATGGCGAAAACAAATAACTTCAACTATTACGGTTCGTACAAATGGGCGAGACACTAA
- the LOC105667117 gene encoding uncharacterized protein LOC105667117, translating into MLKILKEYKVTIFLFLPISFLFAIDGSAILKELGEKQYQMIKAKSSLSQHGICWQTVIDSIKVSCDKLNDREHALIALKLTNCFLEDSGHKTYDCHLIDVENQRRKCINNMSDRAFSVYNEFYVHTTHMCFYLNYEAWQAETDSTIKQLYQVSSKMREQLLEASEIQGNMLESQKQSLQMQNKLLSHGEELGSVLKSSSESVNNLVRDFKESAKDQRELLFQIFSYVRTFQNWIVGEVSWFQSIMFYTISCILSAVFSSSKRTADARITLFMILSLNIIAERMLVQYYDNVYHSIDNKDSLVRATWMYRKITLTLCAITLICTYYYYRDDQVENYKALKRIEHQLSTIQETTSISTKHPVRYCTRLSVKRLQAQANRQTSTEALL; encoded by the exons atgttaaaaatattaaaggaataTAAAGTGACCATTTTTTTGTTCCTtcctatttctttcttatttgcaATTGATGGAAGTGCAATATTGAAAGAATTAGGAGAGAAACAGTACCAAATGATTAAag caaaatCTTCCTTATCGCAACATGGGATTTGTTGGCAGACTGTTATCGATTCAATAAAAGTTAGTTGTGATAAATTAAACGATCGAGAGCATGCTCTTATTGCTTTAAAATTGACAAATTGTTTTTTAGAAGACTCTGGACATAAAACTTATGATTGTCATCTTATTGATGTAGAAAATCAACGCCG TAAGTGCATTAATAATATGTCAGATAGGGCATTTAGTgtgtataatgaattttatgtgCATACTACACACATgtgtttttatttaaattatgaaGCTTGGCAAGCTGAAACTGACAGTACCATTAAACA aTTATACCAAGTTTCTTCTAAGATGAGGGAGCAATTGTTAGAAGCTTCAGAAATACAAGGAAACATGCTTGAAAGTCAAAAACAGAGTCTACAAATGCAAAACAAGCTTTTATCACATGGAGAAGAACTTGGTTCTGTATTAAAGTCTTCTTCTGAAAGTGTTAACAACCTGGTTAGAGATTTTAA AGAATCAGCAAAAGATCAAAGAGAATTATTGTTCCAAATCTTTTCATATGTTCGCACATTTCAAAATTGGATCGTTGGAGAAGTCTCTTGGTTTCAGTCCATTATGTTTTACACAATCAGTTGTATTTTGTCTGCAGTGTTTAGTTCTTCTAAGAGAACTGCGGATGCTAGAATCACTCTCTTCATGATCCTAAGTTTAAACATTATTGCAGAACGAATGTTGGTTCAATATTATGATAATGTGTATCATTCCATTGACAATAAG GACAGCTTAGTGAGAGCAACATGGATGTATAGAAAAATAACTCTCACTCtttgtgctattacgttaatttgtacatattattattacagagATGACcaagtagaaaattataaagCGCTAAAACGCATTGAACATCAATTAAGTACCATACAAGAAACTACATCTATTTCTACAAAACATCCAGTCC GTTATTGTACACGATTAAGTGTCAAACGTTTGCAAGCACAGGCAAATAGACAGACTAGTACAGAAGCTCTTTTGTAg